A genomic region of Candidatus Marimicrobium litorale contains the following coding sequences:
- a CDS encoding NADH:flavin oxidoreductase/NADH oxidase family protein, with protein sequence MSKNCLAEPLKLPCGAVIPNRIAKAAMTEGLASPQGIPTPELERLYGFWSDGGAGLLLSGNIIVDGDHLERPGNVVIESEADDMMLTALRRWATVATRGGNHFWAQISHAGRQTQKPVNPRPKAPSAVKVGLPGGQFGTPEPLTRAEIADIVQGFTRCAATVKAAGFTGVQIHAAHGYLLSQFLSPRTNLRNDEFGGCLENRARLLLDIVDNVRGAVGSSFPVSVKLNSADFQKGGFDFEESQQVVRWLETASVDLVEISGGTYEQPRLLGVTGMEEADEQELQESTRIREAYFVDFALAMQKTVSIPLMVTGGFRRRDSMENALEQGGADLIGIGRPMCVVGDAPRQILEGREELPRFEDGLAMWPFWLSFLNQSDALRTLGTFGIQFWYYAQLSQIGESGAPDANMRVFTAALKVMRHQKRWLAARKQGSPRL encoded by the coding sequence GTGAGTAAAAACTGTCTTGCAGAACCACTAAAGCTGCCTTGTGGAGCAGTGATACCCAACCGCATCGCGAAGGCCGCTATGACCGAGGGTCTTGCCTCACCACAGGGTATTCCAACGCCTGAGCTGGAGCGGCTATATGGGTTTTGGAGTGATGGCGGTGCAGGCCTGCTGCTATCCGGAAACATTATTGTTGATGGAGATCACCTTGAGCGTCCTGGTAACGTGGTGATCGAGAGTGAAGCAGATGACATGATGCTGACGGCATTGCGGCGCTGGGCGACTGTTGCAACGCGCGGTGGCAATCATTTTTGGGCCCAAATTAGTCATGCCGGAAGGCAGACACAGAAGCCGGTGAATCCCCGGCCGAAAGCCCCCTCGGCAGTCAAAGTGGGATTGCCTGGAGGGCAGTTCGGTACACCAGAGCCTCTTACAAGGGCAGAGATCGCGGACATAGTGCAGGGTTTTACCCGCTGCGCTGCTACTGTTAAGGCGGCTGGCTTTACGGGAGTGCAGATACATGCTGCACATGGCTACCTTTTGTCCCAATTTCTCAGCCCTCGAACCAACTTGCGTAACGATGAGTTCGGTGGCTGCCTGGAGAATCGTGCGCGTCTGCTGCTGGATATCGTGGATAATGTCCGTGGTGCGGTAGGTAGCTCTTTTCCGGTTTCAGTCAAACTTAACAGCGCCGATTTTCAGAAGGGAGGATTCGATTTCGAAGAGAGCCAGCAGGTTGTTCGCTGGCTTGAAACGGCCAGTGTAGATTTAGTTGAGATATCCGGGGGCACTTATGAGCAGCCGCGGCTGTTGGGCGTCACCGGTATGGAAGAGGCCGACGAGCAGGAATTGCAGGAATCAACCAGAATTCGAGAAGCCTACTTTGTCGACTTTGCTCTGGCGATGCAAAAGACGGTATCGATACCGCTAATGGTAACTGGAGGGTTTCGCCGACGCGACAGTATGGAGAATGCGCTAGAGCAAGGCGGCGCAGACCTGATCGGCATAGGCCGTCCCATGTGTGTAGTGGGCGACGCGCCCCGTCAGATTCTCGAGGGCCGAGAAGAGCTCCCTCGCTTTGAAGATGGTCTAGCTATGTGGCCTTTCTGGCTCTCGTTTCTGAATCAATCCGATGCGCTACGCACACTGGGAACGTTCGGAATCCAGTTCTGGTATTACGCGCAGTTGAGTCAAATCGGGGAGAGCGGCGCCCCCGACGCTAACATGCGTGTTTTCACCGCCGCGCTGAAAGTGATGAGGCACCAGAAGCGTTGGCTTGCTGCGCGAAAGCAGGGCTCGCCGCGGCTTTAG
- a CDS encoding alpha/beta hydrolase domain-containing protein, with the protein MKFAALFNYFGLFFALVAALTGCSNSDNDNDNSSNNTVSLPEFSSPTAGNALLPGPFFDDRGYEKAEYFVSGIAESYTNVNELTSSGEWQVQAAEVADYKTRVVVFRPSNPANYNGVVIVEWLNVSAGSDLANDWMLAHTELTRSGYAWIGVSAQARGVETLKETSPERYSTMNHPGDSFSYSMFSQIGNLIRSNSDEGLLGSLGFDALIAAGESQSAFRLLTYANALSKQDEMYDGYFIHSRYYSSAPLSQSPQADISAPEIVLIRGDLQRPVMMLQTESDVVALSSYLNRQEDSDYFRLWETAGTAHADHYITVANRSDNGDDPNIAAVFEAPLFCDKPINTGPQHFLVKAAIASLAAWVVEGTLPTIADRLVVDEAIPALSRDDLGIALGGIRTSFVDAPLATLSGEGNSSESFGFCNRLFGTTKLFDANTIATLYADNDAYLNAVTASTNDAVANGFLLAEDASLIIEYAAQLDIFD; encoded by the coding sequence ATGAAATTCGCCGCACTTTTTAATTATTTCGGATTGTTTTTTGCGCTGGTTGCGGCCCTGACCGGTTGCAGCAACAGCGACAACGACAACGACAATTCCTCCAATAATACGGTTTCTTTGCCTGAATTCAGCAGTCCTACTGCTGGAAATGCGTTATTGCCTGGCCCGTTTTTTGATGACCGCGGTTACGAAAAAGCAGAATATTTTGTTTCCGGAATAGCTGAATCTTATACCAATGTGAATGAGCTAACGTCTTCCGGAGAATGGCAAGTTCAAGCCGCTGAGGTTGCTGATTATAAAACACGAGTTGTCGTATTCAGACCGTCCAACCCTGCGAATTATAACGGGGTAGTAATTGTGGAGTGGTTGAATGTCTCAGCAGGGTCAGACTTGGCGAATGACTGGATGCTGGCACATACCGAGCTCACGCGCAGTGGCTACGCGTGGATCGGCGTATCTGCTCAAGCGCGCGGTGTAGAAACTTTGAAGGAAACGAGTCCTGAGCGATACTCGACAATGAATCATCCCGGAGACAGTTTTTCTTATTCGATGTTTTCGCAGATCGGGAATTTGATCAGGAGTAATTCTGATGAAGGGCTTCTTGGTTCGCTTGGCTTTGACGCGCTTATAGCGGCAGGCGAATCACAGTCGGCGTTTCGCCTGCTAACGTACGCTAATGCACTTTCCAAACAGGATGAGATGTACGATGGCTACTTTATTCATAGCCGCTATTACAGCAGTGCGCCCTTGTCGCAATCGCCACAGGCGGATATATCCGCACCAGAGATCGTCTTGATTAGGGGTGATTTGCAAAGACCTGTGATGATGCTGCAAACAGAATCTGATGTAGTGGCGCTTAGTTCCTACTTGAACAGGCAGGAGGATTCAGACTACTTCCGCTTGTGGGAGACCGCCGGCACTGCACATGCAGATCACTATATAACGGTTGCAAATCGCTCTGATAATGGTGATGACCCAAATATAGCCGCTGTATTTGAGGCTCCGCTGTTCTGTGACAAGCCGATAAATACCGGGCCACAGCACTTTTTGGTCAAGGCCGCCATCGCATCTCTTGCAGCATGGGTCGTCGAGGGCACGTTACCCACGATAGCGGATCGGCTTGTCGTCGACGAAGCGATACCTGCTTTGTCTCGCGATGATTTGGGGATTGCCTTGGGTGGTATCAGGACGTCTTTTGTCGATGCGCCACTTGCAACGTTATCCGGCGAGGGCAATTCTTCGGAGAGTTTTGGCTTTTGCAATCGACTTTTCGGTACGACAAAGCTGTTCGATGCAAACACTATTGCGACGCTGTACGCTGATAATGACGCGTATCTGAATGCCGTAACGGCCTCTACCAACGATGCTGTTGCGAATGGGTTTCTTCTGGCTGAAGATGCGTCTCTGATCATTGAATACGCAGCTCAGCTCGATATTTTTGACTGA
- a CDS encoding alkaline phosphatase family protein, with translation MSKHLLLLLLLSVVGAAPVSAQPRLVLQITVDQLRGDLPWRHMEQFGEGGFRYLADKGVWFTNAAYQHANTETIVGHTSLATGAVPAVHGMVGNIWFDRGSSELVYNIEDPRYALLSADAGVDKSREIDPTQRVASTDGRSPRGILSSTFSDELANRYGGESKIFGVSVKDRGAVPLAGRSGKAFWFSKSLGNFVTSNFYYDAYPDWVSEWNGAGKLNEYAGSSWTLLNSPDSYQKLSEDDSPWETNFPGFNRTFPHSWGARNDKYFTTLLTVSPAGDELTLDFVKALVNAERLGQDAIPDYLSVSFSSTDYIGHLFGSSSLEMEDNLLRLDRTLAELFAFIDEKVGLENTLIVLSADHGGPEVPGYLRSLGDDVEHVDPEYFDTVALNEALRQASGVDVDLVKTFFTPYVYLDQRLIAAEGLDLAEIQRDVAELLMQRPEVFTAFAAVDIAAGRLPDSPVANMVAASYLAERSGDVHVVFGSQEFIADFDGLTVAATHGSPWHYDRHVPIVFAGTGVKSARVSRAVTPYDIASTMANILEIEAPSGSVGEALFEVLPVKKIR, from the coding sequence ATGTCGAAACACTTATTATTGCTACTGTTATTAAGTGTAGTTGGCGCCGCGCCGGTGTCGGCACAGCCGCGACTCGTGTTGCAAATAACAGTGGATCAGCTGCGAGGGGATCTGCCCTGGCGACACATGGAGCAGTTTGGCGAAGGTGGGTTCCGTTACTTGGCAGACAAAGGCGTTTGGTTCACCAACGCCGCTTATCAGCACGCCAATACTGAAACCATTGTCGGTCATACATCACTGGCTACGGGAGCGGTTCCAGCGGTGCATGGCATGGTGGGCAACATATGGTTTGATCGCGGCAGCAGCGAGCTTGTCTACAATATTGAAGATCCTCGCTATGCACTGCTGAGTGCCGACGCCGGTGTTGATAAATCGCGTGAGATAGACCCTACCCAGCGAGTTGCGTCTACCGATGGACGATCGCCGCGCGGCATACTTAGCTCAACGTTTTCCGACGAGCTCGCAAACCGCTATGGCGGAGAGAGCAAGATATTCGGAGTCTCGGTCAAGGACCGGGGTGCCGTGCCACTCGCGGGAAGATCAGGCAAGGCGTTCTGGTTCTCAAAGTCCTTGGGAAATTTTGTGACTTCCAATTTCTACTATGATGCATACCCAGACTGGGTTTCGGAGTGGAATGGCGCGGGTAAGCTGAATGAGTATGCAGGGAGCAGCTGGACCTTGCTAAATAGTCCAGATAGCTATCAAAAACTGTCAGAGGACGACAGCCCATGGGAAACTAATTTCCCCGGGTTTAACAGGACTTTTCCCCACTCTTGGGGAGCGCGCAACGATAAATATTTCACCACTTTGCTTACGGTCAGCCCTGCGGGAGACGAGCTTACACTGGACTTCGTGAAAGCTCTGGTGAACGCCGAGAGGTTGGGGCAGGACGCGATACCCGACTACCTGTCAGTCAGTTTTTCCTCCACTGATTACATAGGGCATCTTTTTGGTTCCTCCAGTCTCGAAATGGAGGATAACCTGCTTCGGTTAGACCGCACTCTGGCTGAGTTATTCGCCTTTATCGATGAAAAGGTGGGGTTGGAGAATACACTCATCGTTCTATCGGCAGATCATGGGGGCCCGGAAGTGCCCGGCTACCTTCGGTCGCTCGGTGATGACGTAGAGCATGTAGATCCGGAATATTTCGATACCGTGGCATTGAACGAGGCATTGCGCCAAGCGTCTGGTGTCGATGTCGATCTGGTAAAGACCTTTTTCACTCCGTATGTTTATTTGGATCAGCGTTTAATAGCCGCCGAGGGTCTGGATCTCGCAGAGATACAGCGTGACGTTGCAGAACTGTTGATGCAGCGCCCGGAGGTATTCACTGCGTTTGCAGCTGTCGATATTGCGGCAGGCCGCCTTCCGGACAGTCCTGTGGCGAACATGGTGGCAGCCAGTTACCTTGCGGAGCGATCAGGGGATGTGCACGTGGTATTTGGATCTCAGGAATTTATTGCTGACTTTGACGGTCTCACCGTGGCTGCTACCCATGGTTCTCCCTGGCATTATGATCGTCATGTACCCATCGTGTTTGCCGGCACCGGCGTTAAATCGGCACGGGTCAGTCGAGCTGTCACGCCCTATGATATTGCCAGCACCATGGCGAATATACTCGAGATAGAGGCACCTTCGGGGTCAGTTGGTGAGGCGCTGTTTGAGGTGCTCCCTGTAAAAAAAATACGTTAG
- a CDS encoding alpha/beta hydrolase family esterase encodes MRLANSTPALGLITTAALLLFTLTACSGSSNSTSLAAPAASEPLLSGCSDSNSCASNPPLAIGGDRLATVHIPSDYDSNTRYPLLVVLHGFGATGAIESLYLGFTQGVDAGQYVLITPDGTLNTNSDRFWNATPACCAFDDTDRSVDDVAYIRALVEEAASTYSIDTSRVALYGHSNGGFMALRLACEASDIVTTVISLAGSTWENAESCKPAKYPVSVLLLHGTADETIPYEGKPGSYPDAPETSKRFAELAGCEPRAPELLPDVDIDGTVPNAETERLLYTGCAQGTEVALWTINEGPHIPIPWTEDAYTLTTQWLTEHPRALSTFATAQ; translated from the coding sequence ATGCGTTTAGCAAACAGCACGCCGGCGTTAGGCTTGATAACGACCGCAGCACTACTATTATTCACGTTGACCGCTTGCTCTGGCAGTAGCAACTCAACATCACTAGCCGCACCCGCAGCCAGTGAACCGCTTCTCAGCGGCTGCAGCGACTCAAACAGCTGCGCCTCAAACCCGCCATTGGCAATCGGTGGGGACAGGTTGGCAACAGTCCACATTCCCAGTGACTACGATTCAAATACCCGCTATCCCCTGCTGGTTGTACTGCACGGATTTGGCGCTACCGGTGCTATCGAGTCCCTTTATCTTGGCTTCACCCAGGGCGTGGACGCAGGGCAATATGTATTGATAACGCCAGACGGTACGCTAAATACCAACAGCGATCGCTTTTGGAACGCAACACCAGCCTGTTGCGCATTTGATGACACTGATCGTAGCGTTGATGACGTCGCCTACATCAGAGCCCTGGTCGAAGAAGCCGCTTCGACTTACAGTATCGACACCAGCCGGGTTGCACTTTACGGCCACTCCAACGGTGGCTTTATGGCTTTGCGTCTGGCCTGTGAAGCATCAGACATCGTCACCACGGTGATTAGCCTGGCAGGGTCTACCTGGGAGAACGCAGAATCCTGCAAGCCCGCTAAATATCCCGTCTCGGTACTGCTTCTGCATGGCACAGCCGATGAAACCATTCCCTACGAGGGCAAACCCGGCAGCTATCCCGACGCTCCTGAAACCTCCAAGCGATTTGCGGAACTGGCTGGTTGCGAACCACGAGCACCCGAATTGTTGCCCGATGTCGACATCGACGGCACCGTTCCCAACGCCGAAACAGAACGACTCCTGTACACAGGCTGCGCGCAGGGCACTGAGGTTGCGCTATGGACCATCAATGAGGGGCCACACATACCGATCCCATGGACAGAGGATGCCTACACACTGACAACACAATGGCTTACTGAGCATCCACGCGCACTGAGTACCTTTGCTACCGCTCAATAA